The Neosynechococcus sphagnicola sy1 region TCTACAATCAGTGCAATCAGCCTCAAAACCGTTGTCACTAACGTAAGTATCGTCGGTTCAACCGATGGTTTGACCTTTGAAGCCTTCATTGCTCGCCACCTGGTTCCGAAACTTTGGAAAGGAGCTTGTGTGATTATGGATAACTACTCGATACACAACCATGACACGATCAGAAAGCTGATTGAGGACGTGGGTGCTAAGTTGATTTATTTACCTCCCTATTCTCCAGACTTTTCACCGATAGAAAATTGCTTCTCAAAGATTAAAAATATTTTGCGGACGATTGGGGCACGCAGCTATCCCGATCTCGCTAATGCCATTGAAGACGCTTTTTCTCAAGTATCTTTGGAAAACCTCAAAAATTGGTTCACTCACTGTTGCTACTACGCCTCACAAGAGTGAAAAATGCTATAGTTTGTTTATTTACTTGGAAAGACTGCATTCTTTTCGACTTCATATCTTCCGAATGCTTAGCGCCTTTATTGTCTATTTATATATTAAATTAACAGTGGAAAAAAATATAATTTTATACAGTCAATTCCAAGAGCTCGAACAATTATTTACCCAAATTCTGCTGACTTGTGTCTTTGCATTTCTTCTTTTTAAAGCCAGTTCAGTTAGGTGGCATTCATTGTGGCAATATAGACTAAAAATGATTAGCATTTTGACTATATATCTATACTTGCAATTAGCTCTATCGACAACTTCTATTTTATACATTCAACTCAGTGAATTCAAGACATTGATTGCTTCAGTTACACTTCCTATTAAAGTTTTATCTGGAAGTTTTGATTATGAAAAAGATTTCCAAAAACAGCAGAGTGAGAATTTGTCGAAAAGAAGCTTGCCGAAAATTCTGGGGAGCGTTGACCTATATAAATATAATCAAGGTCTAGTCATTTCAAATTCATTTTTACGCTACCATCCTAGGCCAATTTTTCAGAGTTACTCAGCCTATACTGAGAGACTGGCAACAATAAATGCACTACATTTGAGAGATCCGCAAGCTCCAGACAATATTTTTTATGATATGTTATCAATCGACAACCGCTATCCCACTTTAGATGATAATTTGTCACTGCCTGAGCTGCTTGTAAGATATTCATTTAATTCCCAAAAAACCAACGAACTTTTTTTATTCTTTAATAAGAAGAAAATACCCAGAACATATACTATGATTCCGATTGAATCCGGGTATTTAAATTTTGATGAATGGAGAGATATTCCGAATATCGATCAACTCCTTTGGTCTGAAATCAATCTGAGAAAAAATCTTTTTGGCCGCTTCGTCTCTTTCTTATTTAAGTCACCACCTATTTTTATTGATGTAAGGCTTCAAGATAATTCTATAGAATCATTCCGCTTGATTCCTCAACTGGCTAAGTCTGGATTTCTGCTTTCACCATTGCTCAAGAGCAATAATGATTTACTGGATATATGTGTAAATAATTTCCGGCCGACTGAAAAATCCCAAAAAATTACTGAATTCAAAGTTAGAACTTTGCCGAATATCTTCTCCTTAATTCAATTCCAAAAACGTGGTGAATTTAAACTAAAAATGCTTAAGGTTTATGATGATAAATTTTATCCCGCAGAGAAATTTAAATAACTGGTTTATTCTCCTAACTTCTATAGCTCAATAAACATTAACAAATAATCTGGGAGTCAAGATTTGTTCAAATATAACAATTCTATGGTCTAAGAGACTTATGTCTGGGTGAGGACAAAGGTAGGGAGGAGAAGGCCGATCCCCATCCCATTCATCATATATTTTGTAGGACTATCTTCGGATGATGTCATCAAGGATTTCTAAATTGTTTTTAAGTAACTCGCTATTACATAGATAGTCAATCTGGATTGTAGCCCATCAATTGCAGTGCTGCTAAATTGTGAAAAACGCTACTGTATAGGTAATACACCTAGGTCTAGAATTAGCGTACGAATATTTTACGGGTGAGTCAATTGTTAGGTTTGAAAGCTGGAGATTGCTGCAATGCTTGAGGCTTATCGTCAACAGGTCGCCGAACGGGCTGCCTTGGGAATTCCCCCCCTGCCGTTGAGTGCCCAACAAACCACGGAGTTGTGTGAGCTACTGAAGACCCCCCCCGTCGGTGAGGCCGACTTTTTGCTCAGTCTGGTGCGCGATAGGGTTCCCCCAGGAGTGGATCAAGCTGCCTACGTCAAAGCTGGATTCCTGACGGCGATCGCCCACAGCACCCTCACCAGTCCCCTGATTACTCCCCTAGAGGCGATTGAACTTTTGGGAACCATGATGGGGGGCTACAATGTGCGATCGCTGATTGACTTGCTCCAAGCGGCGGATGCTGAAATTGCCGCTGCGGCGACCACAGCCCTCAGTAAAACTCTCCTGGTCTACGATGCCTTCCATGATGTGCAGGAACTGGCGGCTCAGGGGCATCCCTCCGCAGCGCAGGTGATGCACTCGTGGGCAGAGGCCGAGTGGTTTACCAGCCGCCCGCCCCTCCCAGCAGCAATTACAGTCACGGTGTTTAAAGTTCCCGGTGAAACCAATACCGACGATTTGTCTCCCGCACCCCATGCCACCACCCGGCCTGATATTCCTCTCCATGCACTGGTGATGTTGGAAACCCGCCAACCCGGTTCCTTGGAAACCATTGCCATGTTGAAGCAAAAAGGCCACCCCGTTGCCTATGTGGGGGATGTGGTGGGAACAGGTTCTTCCCGGAAATCAGCCATTAACTCAGTGCTATGGCATATCGGCCAGGATATTCCCTGTGTCCCCAACAAGAGATCGGGGGGCTATATTCTCGGCGGTAAAATTGCTCCGATCGTTTTTTAACACAGCGGAAGATTCCGGGGCTCTGCCCATCGAGTGCGATGTCACCCC contains the following coding sequences:
- a CDS encoding transposase, producing the protein STISAISLKTVVTNVSIVGSTDGLTFEAFIARHLVPKLWKGACVIMDNYSIHNHDTIRKLIEDVGAKLIYLPPYSPDFSPIENCFSKIKNILRTIGARSYPDLANAIEDAFSQVSLENLKNWFTHCCYYASQE